A window of Novosphingobium terrae contains these coding sequences:
- a CDS encoding aldehyde dehydrogenase, with product MSQTHFKMLIGGQQVDALSGRTYASQNPATGEAWAILPDADAQDADRAVRAAHDAFRSSAWRGLTATARGKLLRKLGDLVAQHGQELAELETRDNGKLIRETRGQLAYLPEFFHYAGGLADKLEGSTLPIDKADMFAFTVPEPLGVVAAIIPWNSPLYLTAIKLAPALAAGNTIVVKPSEHASASILRFAALAKEAGFPDGVVNVVTGFGAGAGAALTSHPLVRRVAFTGGPSTARHVIRATADNFAKLSLELGGKSANIVFDDADLEGAVNGAVAGVYAASGQSCVAGSRLLVQAGIYDRFVAALKERMACIAIGDPLDPASDMGPMATEQQLGIVETMVARAREQGAEVLAGGQRPAGREGWFYEPTLIAAETLTLDIVQNEVFGPVAAIMRFETEAEALELANGTEYALAAGIWTRDMARGHRFARDVHAGIVWVNTYRAVSAMAPIGGYGASGYGREGGIHAVLDYTELKTVWVNLSEQPMGDPFVMR from the coding sequence GCCAGACCCATTTCAAGATGCTGATCGGAGGGCAGCAGGTCGATGCGCTCTCCGGGCGCACCTATGCCTCGCAGAACCCCGCCACGGGCGAGGCCTGGGCGATCCTGCCCGATGCCGACGCGCAGGATGCCGACCGCGCCGTGCGCGCCGCCCATGACGCTTTCCGCTCGTCCGCATGGCGGGGCCTGACCGCCACGGCACGCGGCAAGTTGCTGCGCAAGCTGGGCGATCTGGTCGCGCAGCACGGGCAGGAACTGGCCGAGCTGGAAACCCGCGACAATGGCAAGCTGATCCGCGAAACGCGCGGCCAGCTGGCCTATCTGCCCGAATTCTTCCACTATGCCGGCGGTCTGGCCGACAAGTTGGAAGGCAGCACCCTGCCCATCGACAAGGCGGACATGTTCGCCTTCACCGTGCCCGAGCCGCTGGGCGTGGTGGCCGCGATCATCCCGTGGAACAGCCCGCTGTACCTCACGGCGATCAAGCTGGCCCCGGCGCTGGCGGCAGGCAACACAATTGTGGTCAAGCCCTCCGAGCATGCCTCGGCCAGCATTCTGCGTTTTGCCGCGCTGGCCAAGGAAGCAGGCTTCCCCGATGGCGTCGTGAACGTCGTGACCGGCTTTGGCGCTGGTGCTGGCGCGGCGCTCACCAGCCATCCGCTGGTGCGCCGCGTGGCCTTTACCGGCGGGCCTTCCACAGCACGCCACGTCATCCGCGCCACGGCGGACAATTTCGCCAAGCTCTCGCTGGAACTGGGCGGCAAATCGGCCAACATCGTCTTTGACGACGCCGATCTGGAAGGTGCGGTCAATGGCGCGGTGGCGGGCGTCTATGCCGCCTCGGGCCAGAGCTGTGTAGCGGGCTCGCGCCTGCTGGTGCAGGCCGGGATCTATGACCGCTTCGTCGCGGCGCTGAAGGAGCGCATGGCGTGCATCGCCATCGGCGATCCGCTCGACCCGGCTTCGGACATGGGCCCCATGGCCACCGAGCAGCAGCTGGGCATCGTGGAGACCATGGTCGCCCGCGCCCGCGAACAGGGCGCCGAAGTTCTGGCTGGTGGCCAGCGCCCGGCAGGCCGCGAAGGCTGGTTCTACGAACCGACGCTGATCGCCGCCGAGACACTCACGCTGGACATCGTGCAGAACGAGGTCTTCGGGCCTGTTGCGGCGATCATGCGCTTCGAAACCGAGGCCGAGGCGCTCGAACTGGCGAACGGCACCGAATATGCTCTGGCCGCAGGCATCTGGACCCGCGACATGGCGCGCGGCCACCGTTTCGCCCGCGATGTTCATGCCGGGATCGTCTGGGTGAACACCTATCGCGCCGTCTCGGCCATGGCACCGATCGGCGGCTATGGCGCCAGCGGCTATGGCCGCGAGGGCGGCATTCACGCCGTGCTCGATTACACCGAGCTGAAGACTGTGTGGGTCAACCTGTCGGAACAGCCGATGGGCGATCCCTTTGTGATGCGGTGA
- a CDS encoding flavin reductase family protein yields MTNLTIDPAQFRQAMASFASGVTVVTTQDEDGRTVGFTASAFSSLSMAPPLVLVCPSRTSATYPHLVRGERFAIHILAAGQQDVAMAFASKGADKVAALEFSISDLGNPVLPGATAVIECRLWKEYDGGDHLIIVGEVQRIEQQDGAVLLYHRGKMSDHGAEVVA; encoded by the coding sequence ATGACCAACCTGACAATCGACCCCGCCCAGTTCCGCCAAGCGATGGCCAGCTTCGCCTCGGGCGTCACCGTGGTGACGACCCAGGACGAGGACGGCCGCACGGTTGGCTTCACCGCCAGCGCCTTCAGCTCGCTTTCGATGGCCCCGCCGCTGGTGCTGGTGTGCCCCTCGCGCACTTCGGCGACCTATCCCCATCTGGTGCGCGGCGAGCGCTTTGCCATCCATATCCTCGCCGCCGGGCAGCAGGATGTGGCCATGGCCTTCGCCTCGAAGGGCGCGGACAAGGTGGCGGCGCTGGAGTTCTCGATCAGCGATCTGGGCAATCCGGTGCTGCCGGGCGCCACCGCCGTGATCGAATGCCGCCTGTGGAAGGAATATGACGGCGGCGATCACCTGATCATCGTGGGCGAGGTGCAGCGCATCGAGCAACAGGATGGCGCGGTGCTGCTCTACCATCGCGGCAAGATGAGCGACCACGGCGCGGAGGTGGTGGCATGA
- a CDS encoding NAD-dependent succinate-semialdehyde dehydrogenase has translation MNITTLSPFRDKSYIDGAWIGGDDTTDVTNPATGTVLGTVPHLGAEATQQAITAAETALVEWRARPAAERADILIAWYNLMLRDQEALAQILTAEQGKPLAEARGEILYAASFIRWFGEEARRIDGEVIQAPRRDQRIMVWREPVGVVAAVTPWNFPAAMITRKVGPALAAGCTVILKPAPETPFSALALAALAEEAGVPAGVFNVVTGDAAAIGGALMESPVVRKLTFTGSTPVGKMLYAQGAPTLKKLSLELGGNAPFIVFDDADVDAAVKGAMLGKFRNAGQTCVCVNRFLVQDGIHDRFVEALRQRIGELVVGDGTAEGTTTGPLINEKAVVKVDEHVADAVRRGGKLLAGGQRAHDLFYQPTLIADVPADAIVASEETFGPLAAVIRFKDEAEAIRMANDTEFGLAAYAYTRDIGRAMRVAGALEYGMVGLNEAAISTEVAPFGGIKASGLGREGSHHGIEDYLELKYVMLGGL, from the coding sequence ATGAACATCACCACCCTCTCCCCCTTCCGCGACAAGTCCTATATCGATGGCGCTTGGATCGGCGGGGATGACACCACCGATGTGACCAACCCCGCCACGGGCACGGTGCTGGGCACGGTGCCTCATCTGGGCGCGGAAGCCACGCAGCAGGCCATCACGGCGGCTGAGACGGCTTTGGTGGAATGGCGCGCCCGCCCGGCGGCGGAACGCGCCGACATTCTGATCGCGTGGTACAATCTTATGCTGCGGGATCAGGAGGCGCTGGCGCAAATCCTCACCGCCGAGCAGGGCAAGCCTCTGGCCGAGGCGCGGGGCGAGATCCTCTATGCCGCCAGCTTTATCCGCTGGTTCGGCGAGGAAGCCCGCCGCATCGATGGCGAGGTGATCCAAGCCCCCCGCCGCGACCAGCGCATCATGGTCTGGCGCGAGCCGGTGGGCGTGGTGGCCGCCGTCACCCCTTGGAACTTCCCGGCGGCGATGATCACCCGCAAGGTCGGCCCGGCGCTGGCCGCCGGTTGCACGGTGATCCTCAAGCCCGCGCCGGAAACACCCTTCAGCGCTCTGGCGCTGGCCGCTCTGGCCGAGGAGGCGGGCGTGCCCGCTGGCGTGTTCAACGTGGTGACCGGTGATGCCGCCGCCATCGGTGGCGCGCTGATGGAAAGCCCCGTTGTGCGCAAGCTGACCTTCACCGGCTCCACCCCGGTGGGCAAGATGCTCTATGCACAGGGCGCGCCGACGCTGAAGAAGCTGTCGCTGGAATTGGGGGGCAATGCGCCTTTCATCGTCTTCGACGACGCCGATGTGGATGCGGCGGTCAAGGGCGCGATGCTGGGCAAGTTCCGCAATGCGGGCCAGACCTGCGTCTGCGTCAACCGCTTCCTGGTGCAGGACGGCATCCATGATCGCTTCGTGGAAGCGCTGCGCCAGCGGATCGGGGAACTGGTCGTGGGCGATGGCACGGCGGAGGGCACCACCACCGGTCCGCTCATCAACGAAAAGGCCGTAGTGAAGGTGGACGAGCATGTCGCTGATGCGGTGCGCCGTGGCGGCAAGCTGCTGGCAGGCGGCCAGCGCGCGCATGATCTGTTCTACCAGCCAACGCTGATCGCCGATGTGCCTGCCGATGCCATCGTGGCCAGCGAGGAAACCTTCGGTCCTCTGGCGGCGGTGATCCGCTTCAAGGACGAGGCCGAGGCAATCCGCATGGCCAATGACACCGAATTCGGTCTGGCGGCCTATGCCTACACCCGCGATATCGGGCGCGCCATGCGCGTGGCCGGGGCGCTGGAATATGGCATGGTCGGGCTTAACGAGGCAGCGATCTCCACCGAAGTCGCGCCCTTTGGCGGCATCAAGGCCTCGGGTCTGGGCCGTGAGGGTTCGCATCATGGCATCGAGGATTATCTCGAACTGAAATATGTGATGCTGGGCGGCCTCTGA
- a CDS encoding carboxymuconolactone decarboxylase family protein, which produces MSDTRERGEKFERGLETRRAVLGDAYVDKAVDNADDFNWAMQQLTTEYCWDHIWNRPGLDRRSRSILNLGMLAALNRPHEFKAHLRGALNNGISRDEIREILLQIACYVGIPAGVDSFRLARELFAEIDAQG; this is translated from the coding sequence ATGAGCGACACCCGCGAACGCGGCGAAAAGTTCGAGCGCGGTCTGGAAACCCGCCGCGCCGTGCTGGGCGATGCCTATGTCGACAAAGCGGTCGACAATGCCGACGATTTCAACTGGGCGATGCAGCAGCTCACCACCGAATATTGCTGGGACCATATCTGGAACCGGCCCGGTCTGGATCGCCGCAGTCGCTCGATCCTGAACCTTGGCATGCTGGCGGCGCTGAACCGCCCGCATGAGTTCAAGGCGCATCTGCGCGGCGCGCTGAACAATGGCATCAGCCGCGACGAGATCCGCGAGATCCTGCTGCAGATCGCCTGTTATGTCGGCATTCCGGCGGGCGTGGACAGCTTCCGTCTGGCCCGCGAACTGTTTGCGGAGATCGACGCTCAGGGTTGA
- a CDS encoding DUF1330 domain-containing protein has translation MPKAYWIARVDVTDPEAYAGYMALGPKAFAQHGGRLLSRGGHTVALEGPMPRQRNVVIEFESMEAALACYDSPEYREARAARAGAAEVEIILMEGLEP, from the coding sequence ATGCCCAAGGCCTATTGGATCGCGCGGGTCGATGTGACCGACCCGGAAGCCTATGCCGGTTACATGGCGCTGGGGCCGAAAGCCTTTGCGCAGCATGGCGGCAGGCTTCTTTCGCGCGGCGGCCACACCGTTGCGCTGGAGGGGCCCATGCCCCGCCAGCGCAATGTGGTGATCGAATTCGAGAGCATGGAGGCCGCGCTGGCCTGCTATGACTCGCCCGAATACCGGGAAGCCCGTGCTGCGCGCGCGGGCGCGGCCGAGGTGGAGATCATCCTGATGGAAGGACTGGAACCATGA
- a CDS encoding LLM class flavin-dependent oxidoreductase encodes MKFSLFLHMERYDETVSHAQLFDELLALCDLAEEGGLHKVWIGEHHSMEYTISPNPIPLLAAVAQRTKKIRLGAGTFIAPFWHPLRMAGEAALLDVISGGRAEIGLARGAYQFEFDRMLNGVSANDGGKYLREMVPVIRKLWEGDYAHDGEIWQFPVSTSVPKPVQEHPTIWIAARDPDSHKFAVANGCSVMATPLFKGDDEVKDLVRKFDEACEASPDVPRPELMILQHAYVHQDDDGWKRPAEAISYFFRAFGAWAGNKKPPVNGFHKDIAPLDPVKFADIVPDALRQGVMIGKPDEIIARLKAYEAMGVDEYSIWVDSAMTFEEKRDSVKLFIDHVLPAFA; translated from the coding sequence ATGAAGTTCTCGCTCTTCCTGCATATGGAGCGCTACGACGAGACGGTCTCGCATGCGCAGCTGTTCGACGAGCTGCTGGCCCTGTGCGATCTGGCCGAAGAGGGCGGTCTGCACAAAGTGTGGATCGGTGAGCATCACTCGATGGAATACACCATCTCGCCCAATCCGATTCCCCTGCTGGCCGCTGTCGCGCAGCGCACCAAGAAGATCCGCCTTGGCGCGGGCACCTTCATCGCCCCCTTCTGGCACCCGCTGCGCATGGCGGGCGAGGCGGCTTTGCTTGATGTCATCAGCGGTGGTCGCGCCGAAATCGGTCTGGCACGCGGCGCCTATCAGTTTGAATTCGATCGCATGTTGAACGGCGTTTCGGCGAATGACGGCGGCAAGTACCTGCGCGAGATGGTCCCCGTGATCCGCAAGCTGTGGGAAGGCGATTACGCCCATGACGGCGAGATCTGGCAGTTCCCGGTTTCTACCAGCGTGCCCAAGCCGGTGCAGGAGCATCCCACCATCTGGATCGCTGCGCGTGATCCCGATTCGCACAAATTCGCTGTGGCCAATGGCTGCAGCGTGATGGCCACGCCGCTGTTCAAGGGCGACGACGAGGTCAAGGATCTGGTCCGCAAGTTCGATGAGGCCTGCGAAGCCTCGCCCGACGTGCCGCGCCCCGAGCTGATGATCCTGCAGCATGCTTACGTGCATCAGGACGACGATGGCTGGAAGCGCCCCGCCGAGGCGATTTCCTATTTCTTCCGTGCCTTCGGCGCCTGGGCGGGCAACAAGAAGCCGCCGGTCAACGGCTTCCACAAGGACATCGCGCCGCTCGATCCGGTGAAGTTTGCCGATATCGTCCCCGATGCGCTGCGTCAGGGCGTGATGATCGGCAAGCCGGACGAGATCATCGCCCGCCTGAAGGCCTATGAGGCGATGGGCGTCGATGAATACAGCATCTGGGTCGACAGCGCGATGACCTTCGAGGAGAAGCGCGACTCGGTGAAGCTTTTCATCGATCACGTCCTCCCGGCCTTCGCGTAA
- a CDS encoding purine-cytosine permease family protein — MASKTDRTGEGTGDGGSVIEENSIGFVPLAARHGKVRDLFTLWFTTNIAPLPVVTGAMAVQVYHLPLLSGIVAIVLGHLVGALVLGACSAQGPQMGLAQMIQSRGQFGRYGALLVVVFATLLYVGFFTSNIVLAAKSVHALAPAVGLPVGAIICALAAAGIGLLGYNVIHWLNRVGMWFMSAGVIFAAFELLRNMPAGVWTSGNASMIGLLSMFSLAAVWHISYACYTSDYSRYLPPSVGIRGPFLASFGGAALGAAASFTLGAIAVAGAPETADPLGMVSGAAGALGPVLMLLFVLNIVSHNALNIYGAVLSLITMAQTFAVSWMPGRKARVVMSALVLAGCLTVATLSATTFVPRFITFVIGLMVVLAPWATINIVDFYLIRRGHYDIDSFFEADGGIYGLLDAPAAIAYVAGIAVQIPFLSSSLYTGPLAVALGGLDIGWLVAPIVTGGLYLALGRNRKAAKPRAATLIPARAETR, encoded by the coding sequence ATGGCAAGCAAGACCGATAGGACCGGTGAAGGCACAGGCGATGGCGGCAGCGTCATCGAGGAAAACAGCATCGGCTTCGTCCCCCTTGCCGCGCGGCATGGCAAGGTGCGCGACCTGTTTACGCTGTGGTTCACCACCAACATCGCGCCGCTGCCGGTGGTGACGGGCGCGATGGCGGTACAGGTCTATCACCTTCCGCTGCTTTCGGGGATCGTGGCTATCGTGCTGGGACATCTGGTGGGCGCGCTGGTGCTGGGCGCCTGCTCGGCGCAGGGCCCGCAGATGGGTCTGGCTCAGATGATCCAGAGCCGTGGCCAGTTCGGGCGCTATGGCGCGCTGCTGGTGGTGGTGTTTGCCACGCTGCTCTATGTCGGCTTCTTCACCTCCAACATCGTGCTGGCGGCCAAATCGGTGCATGCGCTGGCCCCCGCGGTCGGCCTGCCGGTGGGCGCGATCATCTGCGCGCTGGCCGCTGCCGGGATCGGCCTGCTGGGTTACAATGTGATCCACTGGCTCAACCGCGTGGGCATGTGGTTCATGAGCGCGGGCGTGATCTTCGCCGCTTTCGAACTGCTGCGCAACATGCCTGCAGGCGTCTGGACTTCGGGCAATGCCTCGATGATCGGCCTGCTCTCGATGTTCTCCCTGGCTGCGGTCTGGCACATCTCCTACGCCTGCTACACCTCGGATTATTCGCGCTATCTGCCACCGAGTGTTGGCATTCGCGGGCCGTTTCTCGCCAGCTTCGGCGGGGCCGCGCTGGGTGCTGCCGCCTCCTTCACGCTGGGCGCCATCGCCGTGGCCGGCGCGCCCGAAACGGCCGATCCGCTCGGCATGGTCAGCGGCGCGGCGGGCGCTCTGGGCCCGGTGCTGATGCTGCTCTTCGTGCTCAACATCGTCAGCCATAATGCGCTCAACATCTATGGCGCGGTGCTGTCGCTGATCACCATGGCGCAGACCTTCGCAGTCTCGTGGATGCCGGGACGCAAGGCGCGAGTCGTGATGTCGGCGCTGGTGCTGGCCGGGTGCCTCACCGTCGCCACCCTGTCGGCGACCACCTTCGTGCCGCGCTTCATCACCTTCGTGATCGGGCTGATGGTGGTGCTGGCGCCCTGGGCGACGATCAACATCGTCGACTTCTACCTGATTCGCCGTGGCCATTATGACATCGACTCCTTCTTCGAGGCCGATGGCGGCATCTATGGCCTGCTCGATGCGCCTGCCGCCATCGCCTATGTCGCGGGCATTGCGGTGCAGATCCCCTTTCTCTCCAGCTCGCTCTACACCGGCCCGCTGGCCGTTGCGCTGGGCGGGTTGGACATCGGCTGGCTGGTGGCCCCCATCGTCACCGGCGGCCTCTATCTGGCGCTGGGCCGCAACCGCAAGGCGGCCAAGCCCCGCGCGGCAACCCTGATCCCGGCCCGCGCCGAAACGCGCTGA
- the ribB gene encoding 3,4-dihydroxy-2-butanone-4-phosphate synthase, which produces MSPQTSPVTLVRERPAFLSSPEEIIDDARNGRMFILVDDEDRENEGDLIIPAQMATPDAINFMATHGKGLICLAMAKSRIDQLGLRPMVETNGTRHGTAFTASIEARIGVSTGISAADRARTVAVAINAINGPEEIVSPGHVFPLAAREGGVLVRAGHTEAAVDVARLAGLNPSGVICEIMKEDGTMARLDDLSAFAQLHGMKIGTIRDLIAYRRRHDHIVEKRAEASFHSRWGGEWKALTFANRATGTEQIALVKGKIDPAKPTLVRMHAISAFTDIFGGDGAGLGVLEQSMRMIGEEGCGVVIGINSQRDDRYTMALKARSGQLSPSDMDELRDYGVGAMILTELGVEQMVLLTNTHRTLVALSGYGLSVVGERRIPVTDAP; this is translated from the coding sequence ATGTCCCCTCAGACCTCGCCCGTCACGCTGGTGCGCGAACGCCCCGCCTTCCTTTCCTCGCCCGAGGAGATCATCGATGACGCCCGCAACGGCCGGATGTTCATTCTGGTCGATGACGAGGACCGCGAGAATGAGGGCGATCTCATCATCCCGGCCCAGATGGCCACGCCCGATGCCATCAACTTCATGGCGACTCACGGCAAGGGGCTGATCTGCCTCGCCATGGCCAAGAGCCGCATCGACCAGTTGGGCCTGCGCCCGATGGTGGAAACCAACGGGACGCGCCATGGCACGGCCTTCACCGCCTCGATCGAGGCGCGGATCGGCGTCAGCACCGGCATTTCTGCGGCGGATCGTGCCCGCACCGTGGCGGTGGCCATCAACGCCATCAATGGCCCGGAAGAGATCGTCTCGCCCGGCCATGTCTTCCCGCTGGCCGCGCGTGAGGGCGGCGTGCTGGTCCGCGCCGGCCATACCGAGGCGGCGGTGGATGTGGCGCGTCTGGCAGGGCTCAACCCCTCCGGCGTGATCTGCGAGATCATGAAGGAGGACGGGACCATGGCCCGTCTGGACGATCTATCCGCCTTCGCCCAGCTGCACGGCATGAAGATCGGCACGATCCGCGACCTGATCGCCTATCGCCGTCGCCATGACCATATCGTGGAAAAGCGCGCCGAAGCCAGCTTCCACAGCCGCTGGGGGGGCGAGTGGAAAGCCCTGACCTTCGCCAACCGCGCCACCGGCACCGAGCAGATCGCGCTGGTGAAGGGCAAGATCGACCCTGCCAAACCCACCCTCGTGCGCATGCATGCCATCTCCGCCTTCACCGACATTTTCGGCGGCGATGGCGCGGGGCTGGGCGTGCTGGAACAGTCGATGCGGATGATCGGCGAGGAAGGCTGCGGCGTGGTCATCGGCATCAACAGCCAGCGTGACGATCGCTACACCATGGCGCTGAAGGCGCGTTCGGGTCAGCTTTCGCCCTCGGATATGGATGAATTGCGCGACTATGGCGTGGGCGCGATGATCCTGACCGAGCTGGGCGTGGAGCAGATGGTGCTGCTGACCAACACCCATCGCACGCTGGTGGCGCTGTCAGGCTATGGCCTGTCGGTGGTCGGCGAGCGGCGGATTCCGGTGACCGACGCGCCCTGA
- a CDS encoding AraC family transcriptional regulator produces MTAPTISAQFLRHIANCVELTGRSTDTLLDNIGLTRADIDDADNFIALADFLTFIESCALLIRNPQFGLMAGRLVGSDAVGPLSLLFLSAPTLRHALNGFTRYFTLMQQGSRIGFAEEGALAIYEYGILDQTLGHLRQDAEYSISAMFNLAQKYCGGSLSLTEVRFEHERVGDLSRYEDYFQCDVFFGQERNALYFPESHLDVRGKVLSDSLYPIIDDYLARKASVEHSATGLTSRLRAAIASYPPGAIPQREVLARRMGLSEETMARHLRAEGCSLRALVAERRMDAAAYLLRNTKQSVAEIAHGVGYTESASFIRRFQQHFGTSPARYRRG; encoded by the coding sequence ATGACCGCCCCGACCATCTCCGCGCAATTTCTGCGGCATATTGCCAACTGCGTGGAGCTGACCGGCCGATCGACGGACACCCTGCTCGACAACATCGGCCTCACCCGCGCCGATATTGACGATGCCGACAATTTCATCGCCCTGGCGGATTTCCTGACCTTTATCGAAAGCTGCGCGCTGCTGATCCGCAATCCGCAATTCGGGCTGATGGCGGGGCGGCTGGTCGGCTCGGATGCGGTGGGGCCGCTCAGCCTGCTGTTTCTGAGCGCACCGACCTTGCGCCATGCCCTCAACGGTTTCACGCGCTATTTCACGCTGATGCAACAGGGATCGCGCATCGGCTTTGCGGAGGAGGGCGCGCTTGCGATCTATGAATATGGCATTCTTGATCAGACTTTGGGTCATTTACGACAGGATGCCGAATATTCGATCAGCGCCATGTTCAATCTGGCGCAGAAATATTGCGGTGGAAGCCTGTCTCTCACCGAGGTGCGCTTCGAGCATGAGCGGGTTGGCGACCTTTCCCGCTATGAGGATTATTTCCAATGTGATGTCTTTTTCGGGCAGGAGCGCAATGCGCTTTATTTCCCTGAGAGTCACCTCGATGTGCGCGGTAAGGTGCTGAGCGACAGTCTCTATCCCATCATCGATGATTATCTGGCGCGCAAGGCCAGTGTGGAACACAGCGCGACAGGGCTGACCAGCCGGCTGCGCGCTGCGATCGCCAGCTATCCGCCGGGCGCGATCCCTCAGCGCGAGGTGCTGGCCCGGCGCATGGGCCTGTCGGAAGAGACCATGGCGCGGCATTTGCGCGCGGAAGGCTGCTCGCTGCGCGCATTGGTCGCCGAGCGACGCATGGATGCCGCGGCCTATTTGCTGCGCAACACAAAACAGTCGGTGGCGGAAATCGCACACGGTGTCGGCTATACCGAAAGCGCCAGCTTTATCCGGCGTTTTCAGCAGCATTTCGGGACGTCTCCGGCGCGTTACCGTCGCGGATAA